The genomic DNA GGATGATGTATTGTTCATACTGAGGTATGATATCCTTCTTTATGTCAAAGACATGTTGTATTACGGGCTCGAGTAATACCGGGAtgtcttgacaatcctaatatactatcttagggaagtaacttattgtcaaaacgacttatcaacttaattcacgggatgttacttatcctatatattatataagatatggtttatactaaatagtggaagcgcggaatctcggatctaactaattgttcaggtatttatacatttgattagttcagctcggaaaagcagagttttaccttatgttgttcaatctgttcgtttcgttataagattgtttcatatgtgttttattaacgtttagaatgatgtattgtcatactgaCGTATCTCATCTTAAGATACAACAAGACAACAAATAAAGTGACTCCATGGCCAAGTTGGTTAAGGCGTGCGACTGTTAATCGCAAGATCGTGAGTTCAACCCTCACTGGGGTcgtattttctttttcttatttctttcatttctcTTTATCACCGAcggagaaagaaaatttttttctccctAGGTGATGAAAGAATCATCTGGCACGTCATTTCATCAAATCAACATCGGCCTCCCCGTGCTGAAATGTTTAACTAGCCGGGCTCTTGTCATTTCACTCATTTTCTGTTATACAAATAgtgtgtatatataataataaaggCTTATAAACAGAAAGAGGagacgaagaaaaaatataccaCCTTATAGAAATATCTACCAATTTTTTAGCAAAAGTTTATCGAACGCAGATATAGGCCTTTACTTAGAGTTTCATTTAGAATAtaattcttttccttttttgacGATTTCCTGTCGGTTTCGTTATAACCTGCTgtgttgttattgttgcTGGATTGCCGTTATTTTTATTAGCACTATCCAAATAAAACTTGGATTATCAAAATCCTGTTCAATAAGCTGTAGTAAGCCTTTAACGTCTCCAAGTTACAAATTAAGAACTGGACAGTTTAAGGTAGCGTTTTAACGTTAGGTTCTCAACTTTTTTTCGCTCTTTGTTCGAGTTTGCCACTAGATACCATACTAGTAATAGGTACAGTGATTACTGTTATTGTAatctgaaagaaaaagcaatcaaatttcattttgtttcatcatcaccCAACGAATATATGACTGGTAtgaatgataataatgcCGCTATTCCTCAGCATACTCCAAGGAAACATGCGCTCTCTTCTAAAGTTATGCAACTCTTTAGAAGTGGTTCAAGATCATCCAGACAAGTAAAGCCTTCTTCGAATATTCCACCCCCTTTTAATATAGACACAAACGTCTCTTCAGCGTCTAAATCAACGAAGCTTGGTTTGCATACCCCAACTTCTGCTACAGTTAGAGTGACGCCCAACTCTACTAATACTGTAGGTGTAAGTAAAACAGGCATATACATGCCCGACTATTATCAGTCGACATCGCCATCCCACTCCAGTTCGTCCGCGTCATTGAATAACCACATGGATATTAACACCTCTAAATCATCGTCTGCTGCCTCCTTAACTTCATCTGTATCGGCTTTGTCCTTATCACCTACATCTGCCATAAATACCAGCTCCAAAAGTTTGAGCCCCAAATTTTCCCATCAGAGTAATACTAACACTGTCTTTACGCCCGCACCTACGACTTCAGCCTCAAGTATCAATAATGTTAATAAGATAACCAATACAAGTGCACCAGTCTGTGGAAGGTTTCTAGTACATAAAGATGGTACTCACGAACACCACTTAAAGAATGCTAAGAGACAAGAGAAGCTAAGCACAATGATTAAGAACATTGTTGGTGCAAGCAAATTACGTGGTGAGGCAAAATCTGCCGTTCCTGATATAATAATGGATCCAAAGACTACTTTAAAGACGACCAAGAATCctccttctctttttgcAGGGTTCATGAAGCAGGTAGCAGACATGGACGACAAATATCCAGAAGGTACTCCGGTAAGTGGAACTTTAAATAGTTCTGAAAGGGATATTTACAAACCAGATCAGAAAGACTCTGGGAATAATGCGAACAGTACCACGTCTACCAAAAGAGATACACAATGTTTTGCGGAAAAGTATGGCCGCTGCCAAGAAGTCCTTGGTAAAGGGGCTTTTGGTGTAGTTAGAATAtgtcaaaagaaaaatgtgtCATCTCAGGATGGCAATAAAAGTGAAAAGCTTTACGCAGTAAAAGAGTTCAAGCGTAGAGCATCTGAATCTGTGGAAAAGTACTCTAAAAGATTAACTTCAGAATTttgtatttcttcttcattgcACCATACAAATATTGTTAATACGTTAGATCTTTTCCAAGATGCTAAAGGCGAGTACTGTGAAGTAATGGAATATTGTGCAGGTGGTGATTTATTCACTTTAGTTATTGCCGCCGGAAAATTAGAATATATGGAAGCCGACTGCTTTTTTAAGCAGCTTATAAGAGGCGTTGTTTATATGCACGAAATGGGTGTTTGCCATAGAGATCTAAAACCTGAGAATTTACTACTTACCCATGATGGTGTACTAAAGATAACAGACTTTGGTAACAGTGAATGTTTCAAGATGGCATGggagaaaaatattcaccTTAGCGGAGGTATCTGTGGCTCATCACCATACATAGCCCCGGAGgaatatataaaagaagagtTCGATCCAAGACCCGTAGATATATGGGCATGTGGTGTCATCTATATGGCAATGAGGACTGGTAGACAATTGTGGAGCTCTGCTGAAAAGGAGGATCCATTTTATATGAATTACTTGAAGGGACGTAAGGAGAAAGGCGGTTATGAGCCAATCgaaagtttgaaaagagcCAGGTGTAGGAATGTCATATATTCGATGTTAGATCCCGTTCCGTATAGAAGAATCAATGGGAAACAGATTTTGAATAGTGAATGGGGAAGGGAGATAAAATGTTGTCATAATGGACGCGCattgaaataaaagatCAATTTAGTTTGAGACCTCACAATACTTCGGAATATTTCAGTATTTTCTACTTCCTTTTAATTTGGTACGCCAAGAAATTCTCTCTTATTTAGCATTGGTGTCCTACTTATCACTTGTTTTGTttggtttttattttccatttttgctGATTACGGATCACGTTAAAATTGGTAAAGTACCatttatttaaaaaaaagaattgtaACCttatttaaagaaaaaaatagtacataacaacaataaaaaaaaaaaaataatattaaaattTATTGCCATATGTTCTTCCACTCTGTTGTGTTTCTATTTGACAAAACACTTGCCTCCAGTTTTCACCAAGATTTATTTACTTCCTTCGAAAACAGGTCTGTTGATCAGACACAGCAAATGTAGATATCAGGGCTACTGATGACcttttattcaaaaaaggaaacaaaaaagagcGAATGAAACTAAAAGTTGGTAGCTtcaatttttattttatccCCAGGGCACAGATATCTAGACTCGTCATTTGTCCTAGTAGTTCTTCTATTTTAGTATCTAATAACCCATTAGCATAATCGTCTCTTGACTGTTGGTCTAAATACTGCTGAATTTGCGCTAAACGGGTATAACCATCAGTACAAAATCTCAGTTGAATCTTGATTAGTGCTTCAAAACTTGGGTCGAAAAAAGGTACTCTCAATGAAACTAATTGGGGCAATTCAGTTTTCAATTGGTTGTTGAGATTCTCGAATATATCTTTGGCAAGACTCAACTCTTTTTCAGCCCTTGGTAATTTAGAAGCATCCTTAGCTGGTTTGTCCACCAATCTACGAACTTTTGCCTTTGCAGCATCGAAATCTTGTTTCTTATgatctcttttctttattgcCTCCTCGATCTCTTTAAAATATGTCGAGAACTTTGTAATCGGATCCAGCACGGTTTCTCTTAGGGGTCCGTCCAATTGTTTAACAGTTTCACTATCAAAATCTTGAACACATTGTAGATAATAATTACCAACGTTGTAGCCACCACCGGCAACATACTTCGAATCATCATACAAATTAGAAATGACTTCAGCGATGGTGGTTTGTGATGCTGTCACAGCTCTCAATGAGTCCAAAAAGCCCTTGGCTTCTTTTTGTAATGCCTCACCCGCCCTTTGAAGAACTTTATAACGACGTTCTTCCATATCATACTCTTTATCAATGGTCTTGTCGACGTTCTTAATTATCACACTATGACCAGCTCTGTTAATAGCCTTTTTGAAACCTTCCCAACTCATAATGTATTGAATTTATTCTGGCTTTTTCTAATTGGACTTGTTCGGTCCTCTATATCacaacttttcttttctttctccaaCTTTTGCTTATTAATTAATCTGTTTTCCCTTCTTTCAATTCGGATTTTTAATACGTTCAAAATCCGCGCATTTGAACTGCCCAGCCCCCCGCTGTTCCCACCAAGCCCAGTCAAAGTGTGAAAATCAAACATAGagatgttgaaaaaaagtttcaagTTTGTTACGAGAAAATAGAGCCGTGTCTCACTCATTATCAAGGGTGAGCAAAGGATATCAGTTCGCCTTTCGATTATATAGTGTTAGTGCTATACTCAGCCAAGATGGCTCAAGCTATCACTGAAAGCACGTACCTTATTGCTTCCTTGAAGTCAAGCCAAAGTGCTTACTGGATAATTACACACAAATCTacattattattcaatAACTGGTTTAAGTGTCTCTTTCATATCATCGTATAAGTTCTTATTGTCATTTATCTCCGttgtttatattttgtttcgattctttatcttttttggaGCGTTGATGATGCAGcaacttgaaaaatatatatcatAAGTCTGTAACtgtaaaagaaagtttATTCTCTTTAAGCATAGAAAAGTACGATTAATTGATGTAGTTATATAAGGTCATAAAATAATTATCATAATTAGAAGATCGGAAAAACTAGTCTTTTTTCACTTAAGTAGTTTCGTTATTAGTAGGTCATTTCCTTAGAAGATAACCCTTTCAGTAGAGGGCAATGGGAATGGGCGAGCCAATACATAAGAATTCTGCTTTGTAGCTACACCGGCGTATGCATTGTACCAAGCAATAAAGGCGACGACAACTCCCAGGACACCACCTGCTCTTGTCACACCAAGTCTATTAGCAAAGTGACCAATAGAAAGCAGTAAGAAAGTCAATGACAGTaagaagaacaacaaaaagaacataACTGTGGATTTCATAGTACAGACGGTTAACCCAAAGGTGAAAATGGCCCATCCCAATAGATAAAATCCTAAAGCATTGTTCAAGTCGGCTTCGTTATTTTCATAAGCGTCCAGGATACCAAACCAAGGAATATAAATAGCAGCAAAACTTAACCAAAATCCACCGTAAGAACACAATGCGGTACCACCAAAAGTATTTTCCAAAGCTATTTCCCAAATACCAGCAATTAGTTGTACTAAACCACCGTAGAACATAGCACAACCGACGACAACATTGGGAACAGTAATACCTTGAGCTCTTGCGTTGAACATGGATAACACAAATGTTGTCAAAGCGAAGGCGGAAAGACCCAAAGGCGCAGGATTAGCAAATTTATGCACTGGAGCAGGGGCCAAACCTGGATTCAAGGTACCTCCGAAGGCCTGATATAAGTcgcttttcaaaaacttttgaCGTCCAATATAGATGTATTCGTTGTTATCACCTCCAGTGTAAATCTTTCCTAATGAATCATGAGATGGACGTTCATCTTCTGCAACCCCATTAACGTCATTATCATGAGAACTGTAATATCCAGCTGGTGCATTCTCCAAATCGGTGTTTCCGCTCGTTTGTTCCTTGTCAGacatattatttatttgtGTACGAGTTGTTTTGTGGTCGTTTAGTTATATTTGTGTAGCTGTTGACTGttagtctttttttttataaacaGATACTTGTAGTTTCCTATTGTACTGTTATCGTTATTGCGAGATATATAGAATCAAATCCGTAGTAAGATCTCGGGAAGTATGGTCCAACAAAGTTGCTTTATATACAGCTTAGCGTCCCTGACAGGTTGGAGTAAGGAAGACAACGCGCTTTAGCCGCCCAACCCGaatgacaaagaaaaagttgtAAGTGGCAGCACTATTCCCCAACGTTCGTTACCCcaacaatatcaaaataGCCGCCCAACCGCCAATCTGGTAAGAAATCCTTTTGCATTTCTCTGCAGATGACCTTCCACGCCGCCCCTTTTTAGTAGTCACGCCTTAAAGGGCTCTCATCTATCATGCTGACGCGCGGCTGCACAGAAAAATCGTATTATAAGAAACTTCTCAGCCGCTTGTCGGTTCCACGGAACTTCGGTTCAACGGGGAGAAGACCCTCCGGGATAAAAGAGGAGATTTGCGGGGctatatattctttacaTCTTACGTAAAGGGAGGAAACTATACAATAGTTATCTACTTTTGTTCCACAACTATCCACTTGAGGGCTAAATACCCCATTATTAAAAACGCCACATTAAACAGAGCCAAAATCTTGATGTCAAAAACAAGATTTTGCACAACAAATCCAAATGTGCTTAAAATGGTAGCGCCGGGTACTTCGATATTTAAACCGTACTTCCTTTCCTTTAACATTAATGTTTTCACTTCGTTGATCAATAGAGATTCGTAAGCATAGTAAAAAACAGATAAGTTCTTCAGGTACTTGAAGGCCAGGTTTGTAATATTCTTAGTATTGATAAACAATCCGCTGAATAGTAGGGAGCCCAAAAGCACCAACACACTTAGTATGATGGAGTTATTCAGGTCTTCGAAAATTATTCCGATAGTAAGGATTTCCAAAGATATTCCGAGATTAAACAATATGAGAATTCCAATACATTTAAAAAAGGCGTCGTCTTTCATGTTCAGACCAGTCATTGGGTAAACAATTAACGTTAATAGTACAGGTGGAACCACACGTAGCGGAACCACTTCGCTCATAATCTTACTGATATAGTATGCAAACGGCGAATAGTAGTTATTGGATCTTTctttaataaaaatgatCCGTTCCAGGGCAAATGAACTGAGGCCTGTAAATGTAACAAAACCAAAGTACGtcaatatgaagaaaaacaatcCCATTCTGTTCTGAAACCCGCTGATATCGTTTGAAACGTTGTAATATAGAGTCCCCAAGAATAAACTCAATAGGATCGTTAGTAAGTAATTGCCCAGGAGTAATTTTGGGTTCCTGtacatatttttgaaactcCTTGAATTCAATATCGATAATTGTTGCAGAAAGCCGGCAGATTCTTGACCTGTAGGCAGATCTGCATTCAAAACGTTGTTGTTTTCGTCACCTTCGCTTAAAACTTCCTCGATCTCTTGTGAAAGCTCCGCAAAATATACactatttttatatttatcgTGTAATATTTTGGTATTCAAGTCAATCTCAGTAGTACCCCGTCCTCCATCCGTTCCTTCtccatcttcatcatctctGAGCAATGATCTTATCTCGTCTCTATGAGCTGCAAGATGGGCCCATTCTCTTTGTGTGGTGCCATCACTGTTAGTAAATGTTGTCTGGTGTATGATATTATCAACGTTATTGGCAGCCATACCAGATTCCAAATCAGAAATGTTTCCGATTCTCCTCCTTTTTCCCTGAGGACCGGCTTCAAAAGTAATATCAATTAAATAATCCGCAATATTATAATTATCAGGGCAAGTATATCCCTCATTTCTCAAGAATTCTGAAACTTTCTTGGCATTTCCAGAATACACCATCTCACCTTTACTCAATAGAAccaatttatcaaataaaTAGAATATATTCGATCTTGGTTGATGAATAGATAACACCAAAGTTCTGTTATAATCACTGGATAGCCTCACTAAGCATTCAATAACATTATTAGCGTTACTAGCATCCAAACCAGACGTGGGTTcatctaaaaataaaaccaATGGGGATGTCACCAATT from Saccharomyces mikatae IFO 1815 strain IFO1815 genome assembly, chromosome: 3 includes the following:
- the SAT4 gene encoding serine/threonine protein kinase SAT4 (similar to Saccharomyces cerevisiae SAT4 (YCR008W); ancestral locus Anc_1.423): MTGMNDNNAAIPQHTPRKHALSSKVMQLFRSGSRSSRQVKPSSNIPPPFNIDTNVSSASKSTKLGLHTPTSATVRVTPNSTNTVGVSKTGIYMPDYYQSTSPSHSSSSASLNNHMDINTSKSSSAASLTSSVSALSLSPTSAINTSSKSLSPKFSHQSNTNTVFTPAPTTSASSINNVNKITNTSAPVCGRFLVHKDGTHEHHLKNAKRQEKLSTMIKNIVGASKLRGEAKSAVPDIIMDPKTTLKTTKNPPSLFAGFMKQVADMDDKYPEGTPVSGTLNSSERDIYKPDQKDSGNNANSTTSTKRDTQCFAEKYGRCQEVLGKGAFGVVRICQKKNVSSQDGNKSEKLYAVKEFKRRASESVEKYSKRLTSEFCISSSLHHTNIVNTLDLFQDAKGEYCEVMEYCAGGDLFTLVIAAGKLEYMEADCFFKQLIRGVVYMHEMGVCHRDLKPENLLLTHDGVLKITDFGNSECFKMAWEKNIHLSGGICGSSPYIAPEEYIKEEFDPRPVDIWACGVIYMAMRTGRQLWSSAEKEDPFYMNYLKGRKEKGGYEPIESLKRARCRNVIYSMLDPVPYRRINGKQILNSEWGREIKCCHNGRALK
- the RVS161 gene encoding amphiphysin-like protein RVS161 (similar to Saccharomyces cerevisiae RVS161 (YCR009C); ancestral locus Anc_1.424) yields the protein MSWEGFKKAINRAGHSVIIKNVDKTIDKEYDMEERRYKVLQRAGEALQKEAKGFLDSLRAVTASQTTIAEVISNLYDDSKYVAGGGYNVGNYYLQCVQDFDSETVKQLDGPLRETVLDPITKFSTYFKEIEEAIKKRDHKKQDFDAAKAKVRRLVDKPAKDASKLPRAEKELSLAKDIFENLNNQLKTELPQLVSLRVPFFDPSFEALIKIQLRFCTDGYTRLAQIQQYLDQQSRDDYANGLLDTKIEELLGQMTSLDICALGIK
- the ADY2 gene encoding Ady2p (similar to Saccharomyces cerevisiae ADY2 (YCR010C) and ATO2 (YNR002C); ancestral locus Anc_1.425), which translates into the protein MSDKEQTSGNTDLENAPAGYYSSHDNDVNGVAEDERPSHDSLGKIYTGGDNNEYIYIGRQKFLKSDLYQAFGGTLNPGLAPAPVHKFANPAPLGLSAFALTTFVLSMFNARAQGITVPNVVVGCAMFYGGLVQLIAGIWEIALENTFGGTALCSYGGFWLSFAAIYIPWFGILDAYENNEADLNNALGFYLLGWAIFTFGLTVCTMKSTVMFFLLFFLLSLTFLLLSIGHFANRLGVTRAGGVLGVVVAFIAWYNAYAGVATKQNSYVLARPFPLPSTERVIF